Proteins from one Rosa chinensis cultivar Old Blush chromosome 7, RchiOBHm-V2, whole genome shotgun sequence genomic window:
- the LOC112177862 gene encoding ABC transporter I family member 10, which produces MGVVQEGCGSCGLLGMGDEWAEILENLGGCRLSEHQVVWDEGLMEEDEELVRCGGDDVSIAHWKSDCRNINIAMGPFLPFKTLVVPTVEADVAFGLGKFNLTSDEVKSRVSKAANAVSMSKYLQVSPDSGGQKQRVAIAGASAEACKVLLLDELTTFLDERDQVGVIKAVRRSLDSSGEVTALWVTHRLEELEYADGAVYMENGRAVMHGDAASITDLIKTKQTAYIKEINSGLVVREYFSVYNFH; this is translated from the exons ATGGGTGTTGTGCAGGAAGGCTGTGGCTCGTGTGGGCTGTTGGGGATGGGGGACGAGTGGGCTGAAATTCTGGAAAATCTGGGCGGGTGTCGTCTGTCGGAGCACCAGGTCGTCTGGGACGAAGGGTTgatggaagaagatgaag AATTGGTTCGATGTGGTGGGGATGATGTTTCTATTGCTCACTGGAAATCTGATTGTCGGAACATCAATATCGCCATGGGTCCTTTTCTT ccttttaaaacattggtagTGCCTACAGTTGAAGCAGATGTGGCATTTGGTCTTGGTAAGTTCAACTTGACAAGTGATGAAGTCAAATCTAGAGTGTCAAAAGCTGCAAATGCTGTTAGCATGTCGAAGTACCTACAG GTCAGTCCAGACTCTGGTGGCCAGAAGCAAAGGGTTGCCATTGCTGGTGCTTCAGCTGAAGCATGCAAAGTTTTGTTATTGGATGAGCTGACAACATTTTTGGATGAAAGAGATCAG GTTGGGGTGATTAAAGCTGTGAGGAGATCCTTGGATAGTTCTGGGGAAGTTACAGCGTTATGGGTCACTCATCGCCTGGAAGAACTTGAGTATGCAGATGGTGCTGTTTATATGGAAAATGGGAGAGCTGTGATGCATGGCGATGCAGCAAGCATTACGGATTTAATTAAAACCAAGCAAACAGCATATATCAAGGAAATCAATTCTGGACTGGTAGTGAGAGAGTACTTTTCTGTGTATAACTTCCATTGA